A genomic segment from [Flavobacterium] thermophilum encodes:
- the pheP gene encoding Phenylalanine-specific permease, with protein sequence MEQSRPQLQKGLLPRHVQLIALGGMIGTGIFKGSAEAIHIAGPSVVLTYLIGGVLLFWIMAALAEMAIAYPGSNVQHLIRRAFGFRLSWIVGWLYWINWTLVTVVELLAAGSFLSYWFPSAPLWLLALLCACLIMGLNLFPVKYYGEAEFWLAGLKVAALVVFIVLGAGVWAGVIPSGISGSFPSAGDGGWFPHGFAGTLSALLIVMFSYGGAELIGVAVTEMKDAEQVLPRVIRTTIWRVVGFYLLPMAIICGIMPWNTVSETNSPFVQVLEAIGLPGAAHVMNAVLLIAVLSAANTGVYATSRLLYTMAEQGEASRRLQRTTKHGVPLYGMGMVAICIAAGVIGAYLAPGRIIGELMTIPGFTVLIVWMMIGAAQLKLRPHYKTKPFFRTKGFPYTTMAAVGALGAIWLGFLLQREHRIGSLLCVAVLVLLFIYSTVKEKQHQATKAPGRTA encoded by the coding sequence ATGGAACAATCCCGTCCTCAGCTGCAAAAAGGACTATTGCCCCGCCACGTTCAGCTGATCGCGTTAGGAGGGATGATCGGCACCGGCATTTTTAAAGGAAGCGCCGAGGCCATTCATATCGCCGGACCAAGCGTCGTGCTCACGTACTTGATCGGCGGCGTGCTGTTGTTTTGGATTATGGCTGCACTGGCCGAGATGGCGATCGCGTATCCGGGTTCGAACGTTCAACATTTGATCCGCCGGGCGTTTGGCTTTCGCCTGTCATGGATCGTCGGCTGGCTGTATTGGATCAATTGGACGTTGGTCACTGTTGTCGAACTGCTGGCTGCCGGCAGTTTCCTGAGCTATTGGTTTCCGTCTGCGCCGTTATGGCTGCTTGCCCTCCTGTGCGCGTGTCTGATCATGGGGTTGAATCTTTTCCCTGTGAAGTATTACGGGGAAGCGGAATTTTGGCTGGCCGGCCTGAAAGTGGCGGCGCTAGTGGTGTTTATCGTGCTCGGGGCGGGCGTATGGGCTGGCGTGATCCCAAGCGGCATAAGCGGCTCGTTTCCGTCTGCCGGCGACGGCGGATGGTTTCCGCACGGGTTTGCCGGAACGCTCAGCGCCTTGCTTATCGTGATGTTTTCCTATGGCGGAGCGGAGCTGATCGGGGTGGCGGTGACGGAGATGAAAGACGCCGAGCAGGTGCTGCCGCGCGTCATTCGCACCACAATCTGGCGGGTTGTCGGCTTTTATCTTTTGCCAATGGCCATCATTTGCGGCATTATGCCATGGAACACCGTTTCGGAAACGAACAGCCCCTTTGTCCAAGTGTTGGAAGCGATCGGGTTGCCCGGCGCGGCCCATGTCATGAACGCGGTGTTGCTCATTGCCGTCTTATCGGCGGCCAATACAGGCGTCTATGCGACTTCTCGGTTGCTGTACACCATGGCTGAACAAGGAGAAGCAAGCCGCCGCTTGCAGCGGACGACGAAACACGGGGTTCCGCTGTACGGGATGGGCATGGTCGCCATCTGCATCGCCGCTGGCGTGATCGGCGCGTACTTGGCGCCCGGGCGGATCATCGGGGAATTGATGACGATTCCTGGGTTTACCGTGCTCATCGTTTGGATGATGATCGGCGCCGCTCAGCTGAAGCTGCGGCCGCACTACAAAACGAAGCCGTTTTTCCGAACGAAAGGGTTTCCGTACACAACGATGGCGGCGGTCGGGGCGCTCGGGGCGATTTGGCTTGGCTTTTTGCTTCAAAGAGAGCATCGAATCGGTTCGCTTCTCTGCGTGGCCGTCTTGGTTCTCTTATTCATCTA
- a CDS encoding Bacterial membrane flanked domain, protein MLPHRGKPISSKAVTVWRLTGALVALASGVAIGGIIWLLSQFHAPPWLLIVLAGVWMVQAIVWVVWLPPLRQRRWRYDIREEEIDIQRGVWSTRRTLIPMARVQYVDVRQGPLLKRYGLASIAVFTAAAAHEIPALPMEEAEQLCRLIAEWAKVADDNDA, encoded by the coding sequence ATGCTTCCTCATAGAGGCAAACCCATTTCATCAAAAGCGGTCACCGTGTGGCGTCTCACGGGGGCGCTTGTGGCATTGGCTTCCGGTGTGGCGATCGGGGGAATCATATGGCTGCTCTCGCAGTTCCATGCTCCTCCTTGGCTATTGATAGTGTTGGCCGGCGTTTGGATGGTGCAAGCCATTGTATGGGTCGTCTGGCTCCCGCCGTTGCGCCAAAGACGTTGGCGCTATGACATTCGTGAAGAAGAGATTGACATTCAGCGAGGAGTCTGGTCTACGAGACGGACTTTGATCCCGATGGCTCGCGTTCAGTACGTCGATGTGCGGCAAGGTCCGCTTCTCAAGCGGTACGGGTTGGCTTCCATTGCGGTGTTCACAGCGGCGGCCGCTCATGAAATTCCCGCTCTTCCGATGGAAGAAGCGGAGCAGCTTTGCCGCTTGATTGCGGAGTGGGCGAAGGTGGCGGATGACAATGACGCGTAA